The Arvicola amphibius chromosome 6, mArvAmp1.2, whole genome shotgun sequence DNA window TGGGCCCCTCAGTGACAGgcgtctctcttcctctctctccttttgccaaTTGGTTCAGAAGTTGCACCTGGCACCTTTTGGCCCTCATGGAGCCTCCGTTTGTGTGAGGttccacagatgtgagcctgttccaccttgactaaaggttgGAGAGTTTGACTTTATTTCTGCTCTTTCAAACTCATTGACAAcgggtgtggctacaaacaagaaaccctgacctagggtgtggtcaCTTGGTGTGTTAAACATTAAGATGGCCCGTAGAAGTGAatctgctccaccctgaccaaaggccagagaattcaagcctattcctcttccttcattttaagacaggtttgacccagggagtgcctgcctacaggatacttggtctagggtgtattTGCTGCATATCCTGCCCAAAATATCACGAAATAATGGCTAAATGTCTCAAGTGTCGGAgtagtaactgttctggttgtcctttgtgtcatgataaagcagtcttttgccttcttcccccccaccgccccttttgtattggggtataaaaacGTGCACAACATAAAGGCAggtggattcagtattcactgggtggCCCTCCCGGCGCTATCCTacgtctctgtgtttctttcctaTCTCTGTTCCCGCTAGCATTTCTAgtccacatgcccctaccctggaacgtacGAACCCATCATGGTTGGTCCACTACAAATGTCACCCCAAAGTGTGACCTACGACAGATTTGCAGCACCCCTTTCCACAGGCTCCTCCCATATCCCAGCATGTTCAGCCAAGCTCCTGGGCCTGTCCGCAGGAGCCCCTGAATAGGTGCTCATCCTCTCTCACTTCCATGTCAGCGTGACTCTGTGTGACGGTACAGCAGTGCAGGCTTCACGCATGCTGCACACTGAGGAtaatatggatgtgtgtgtgtgtgtgtgagagagagagagagagagagagagcgagcagaagagggtgtcagactccctggagctggagttacaggcagatgtaggaaccaaatttgggtcctctgcaagatcaacaagcactgctaaccactgagccatttctccatatCACACCCAcagcaatttatttaaaaattctttctatcGGTGGGTACAGagcccatgcctataatcctagtgctTAGGAAGCAAAAGCTGGAGAATttggagttggaggccagactgggctgcatagtgagaccctgtcttgaaagcaaAGAGCTGGCAATGAAGCTAAGCCAGAGAGTACTGACCTAGGATGCAGAAGGCCTCACGCTTGCTCACACCAACcccttaagaaaaataaaaggagtaaaagctccttagctttttttttttttttttttttttttttttgagatggccTCTTGCTATATTGTTCAAATTGATCAACAACTCTGGGCTTCCAgaaatgctcctgcctcagcctcctaaatagGTGACATTTGGGTGCCAGAGAGTGTGCCAGATGGCCCTATGATCTTGGACAGGAAGCCCCACAGTTGTGCAATGCCATTTCTTTCAAACAGGACAACTGGCCATCTCCCTGGATTTTGGAAGCTCTGAGTTTTGGGAAGGGCCCAGCTCCCAGGGACAATGGAGATGCCCTTCTGTGTGCCCCCTCCCCTgtgccttctcccctcccccatgcccacTCCTCTGCCCTGTGCCAACTCCCCTCCCCTgtgccctctcccctcccctgtgccctctcccctcccctgtgcccactcctctctgccccctcccctcccttctacccctcccctcctctgtgcccactccccttccctgtgTCCACTCCCCTGTGCCCACTCCCCTCCCTGTGCCCCTGCTGCCTCCCTCTGCTCTACTTTGCATCTCTCTGTTGAGCTCAGCTACAAGCAGAGGGGACCCTCCCTCATTGCCCTGTGTGTTCACCAGCTCCTATTCCCAGACCCGGACTTCAGGACCACTCCAGGGTCCAGCAGCACAGATGGGTGCCCTCTGTCCTGCTCTCACGTGTGGAAATACCCCTGTACCCCTTCCTCACCTCTCAGAAGCTGTGTCCTTCGTGCTCTGTTGACCGGGGTAGTTCTGGTTGGCTTGTCTGGGACATTCTTTAGTGGTCATGGTAAACTTGAGcctgggaggggggagggagggtgttgATTGGTGGAATGCACACCTGTCCAGGTGCAGAGGCTCTCCAAACAAAGAGGCTGTGTTAGAGGAACGCCAGTCGGGATCTCTACCTGGTGCACCGAGAGGTAAGGAGCTGAGGGTGCCGAGGAAgctggggacttgaacttgggtggGACATGCCAGGAtcaggacaggcagggagggTACAGATGGGAGCAGGGACAGAAGctcttttctgggtctgggagcTTCCTGCTCCCCGTGGAACTAAGCTGAGGGACACAGGGCATTGAGGGATGGGTATGGGCATTAGAACCATCCATGGGGACCAAGTGACAGGGTCATCTCTGAGCAGAATGACTGCTCAGAATATCCTAGAGCCACTGGAGGATGGCAGCAGGGAGCCCCAGCAAGGGAGAGGTTTCTGAAAGGAAATAGACCAAGCCCCCATCCCAGCTCCTTCTGGGTATGGCTGGATCTGAGAAGTCCCATTCTGCACATCCAACACACAGGCACCACCCAGAGAAGGCACACAGAGACCCTTAAAGGCTCCCAAGAACTCCCCACACCAgcaacccccacccacccacccacccacgaGCATAGGGCTCTGCCTTCAACTCGGAAGGTGGAGCACTGGGGGCACCTAGAGGTGGGACGTGGGCACAGAGTGCCTCTCACCAAGCAGCTGTCCCCCTGTTACCACAGAACGGATGGAGGAACTGGTGGGGCTGCGTGAAGGCTCCTCCGGGAAGCCGGTGACCCTGCAGGAGCTGTGGGGCCCGTGTCCACGCCTCCGCCGAGGCATCAGAAGTGAGAGCTCAATCCTCCCCTGTCCctactccacccccatccccccgTAAAGTCCCCTTGGGACATCAATGACCCTCGACCCAAGATCACTCACTTCACTACTGTCTGAATAGTAGAACCCGACCGCCCTAATTGTTAGGGGGCAGAGAAAGTGGGAACCCCAGAAAGTGACAGAGTTCAGGCACAGGCGTGGACGCCCACAGCCAGAGAAGTCCGTCTTCTAGGTTGGGCTGACAGCTGGTGGCCAAGAGCATCCCTGGGGGCCTGAAGCGCAGGTGGCCCACAGCCCTGGGGACAACACTAGGTCCTTGATGCTCTTCATGGTTGCTTAGACCATGATGAGGTCTCGGTAAGAGTGTGGTGTCAGGCCCCTCATTTCCCTCTGCCATCTTAGCCAACCTTCTGTCAGGCCCGAGTGAGCTGCGGTGGAGGGACAGATCAAAGCCACTTAGTGTTACTACCTTACTTTCTACACATCCTGCTGAGCCCCTCCCATGAGACAGAATCCCTCCTCATCACCCCAGACTCTAGCTCCAGGTTCCTAGCTTGTTGTCCCTATCCAGAGCCTGAGCAGCCCCCAGGGAAGGAGCTGTGACCCCAGTGTCCTGCCCAGGGGCCCTGGAGTGGCTGAAAGAGAGGCTGTTCCGTGTGGGTGAGGATTGGTACTTCCTGATGGCCCTCGGGGTGCTCATGGCTCTGATCAGCTATGCCATGAACTTCACTATCGGGCGTGTGGTCAGAGGTAAGGCCTCCCCGGCATGCATACCCGCTCTGGGAAATAGAAATCTTACATTACACTTGGGAAGCCAGCTGGGCAGCCAAGGGCAGTGGGTTGGGGCAGGGCTGTGGGTAGCCAGGCCTGGAGCTGGTGCTGGCTTCAGCTGTGTGGCCCTGGCAAGGTTCCTTTCCATCTCTGGGCCTCAGTCATCTCTGCCACACAGTGGAGGGAAAGAACCTGAATGCCTCTAGGAGCCTTTACTTCTGAGCATGGACCCCATttttctgcccttcctccatgcTGAGTGTTCAATGAGATGGCACTTCCCCTGGACATTCAGTTGCCATGGTGAGGCCCCATATTGTCTCACCAAGACCTCAGTGGCCTCCTTTGGCCTTTCGGGGTCCCAGGGTTGGGGAGGGCACTATCGCTGACTAATGGACCaaagggaaactgagactcagtCAAGTTACTTAGCTTAATAAAATCCCACAAGTAGGAAGCTGGAAAAGTGAGATATGGACTCGGGGACCTGGTTGCTCTCACTGGTGGCCGTGGGCCCTCTCTTGGTCTGTGAGTGGGCACAAGTGTCTGTCCCCAGGGCTGTAGAGGCTCTGGTGGCTCCCTGACAGTTTGACATCTCCAGTGCACAAGTGGCTATACAGGGAAGTTGGGGACGGTCACCTGCTCCGGTATCTCTCCTGGACTGTGTACCCTGTGGCCCTCCTGTCCTTCTCCTCTGGCTTCTCGCAGAGCATCACACCCTTCTCTGGAGGTGAGTCATGGTCACCCGGTCTCTGGCCAACCCGCCTTGTCCTGCAGGTCCCCTGGGTCCAAATCTTTTCACATCTGTGAGACATCtgaggagggaggacagggaaCAGGGACATGTTGTTTGTGCTGGGGAAGCAGACTTGGAAGAGCCAGGCCACTTATCCAAAGTCAGCAGGGGACCTGGCACATCAGCAggcttgccttgacttccctagGCCCCTTGAGGACAGAAACAAATGTTGGTGGTTGGTCACCTACAGGAGCACAGTCCATGATGTCAGGGCTGGGCTGATGGAAGCAGTCAGCTCTCAGGCTCTAGAGTGGCCTCCAGCTGCAACCCAAGGACCTCCCAGGTGTGACTGGTGATAGCTTGACATCCCCTGGGTCCCCTCCCTGCTGCTGCAGACTTCAAGTCCTGCTTGGACCCTCAGTTGTCTCTCTGGACAGCTGAAGTCACACATCCCACTCACAGGGTGTGTGAGGTCCTGAGGATGGTGCCAGAGAGTGCTGTGTGCATCAGGGACTAAGTGTAGTCTGTGCTGGGCCTGGAGGCAAattttgggaagcagaagcaggagagtgGCTGCCAGTTGTAGGCTATCCTGggtcacacagtgagaccttgttgaAAGAGAGAGCCAGCCGTACCCCCAGAATGCACCTAACACCTCTGATCTTGCTAGGCATGGTTGGGATTGCTTAGTGCTTGGACAAGGAGCGtgcgagagagagacagagatagacagagagacaaagagacagagacagagagagacaggggaggagagagaaagagaaaataagagagaatTCCTTGTTTTTACCTTGCTCCAGGGTCTGGACTGCCAGAACTGAAGACCATGCTGTCCGGTGTAGTCCTGGAAGATTATCTAGACATCAAGAACTTTGGGGCCAAGGTGGTGGGCCTCTCCTGCACTCTGGCAACAGGCAGTACCATCTTCCTAGGCAAAGTGGTAAGAACAAGGAGAGCCCACCCGCCTTCCTCCTTGTTCATCCACACCTCTAGAAGCACAGCTAAGTCTGTGATAAAATGCATCTCAGGATAGCCCTGAGGTTTGGGGTTCACCTAGGACAAGGATGTGAACAAGGATGCCACGTCATCCTGGGTCCAATCTTGCGCCTCCTATTCCTTGGGGCcttaaggaaaaagaggagaatgaTGGGGAGGGAGGACCCAGCTTCCCCAGGGCTTGGACTCTCTGCATCAATgctttctcccccaacccccatcacGCAGGGTCCCTTCGTGCACCTGAGTGTAATGATTGCTACTTACCTGGGCCGCATACGAACCAAGACCATTGGGGAAGCTGAGGTGAGGGGTACAAGAAAGAGCCCCATTGAGATTAGAAGGGGACAGGAGCTGGTTCTGAACCCCGAGTTCTGTTTTCCCCAGAACAAGGCCAAGGAAATTGAAATGCTAGCGGCAGCTGCTGCAGTGGGTGTGGCCACGGTCTTCGCAGCCCCCTTCAGCGGTGAGAGCTCAGCCCCTCCTCCACCTTGTAACTTCCCCTGGCCCTGAGCTCCCTGGCTTGCCCCCCCTCCCCGCGCGCgcctccaccccatcccaccgCCCGCCACGCCGCCAGCTCCTGATCCTGGCAGCAAAACCTTCAATCCTGCCATGTACACAGGCACCCCAGTGTGGTTGGGGCGGGGTGTCCAGGCCTATAGACACCCTTAGCCCCCACTGGGTGGCCTTGGCCTGTGAGTTCTCTACTCTGAGCCTGGTTTCACGAGCTGGGAAACAGAACTCCTCAGCCCCACCCGATAGGTGAGGGTGGGGACCTGCGGGCCTTCTTGGCTtgagccaaggacaaaggcaatagGGGCCTTCGGAGGTCCAGGCAGCAAAACAACAGGGCTGGGAGGGTCAGGGAGAATGTGACCCCAACATCCTGCAGCTAGGGAAGAGGGGTTCCCTGAGCTGTGTGTCCCCTAGGTGTCCTGTTCAGCATTGAGGTCATGTCCTCTCACTTCTCCGTCTGGAATTACTGGAGGGGCTTCTTCGCTGCCACCTGCGGGGCCTTCATGTTCCGCCTTCTGGCGGTCTTCAACAGTGAGCAGGGTGAGCCCCATGTGGTGACCTGTCTCTCCATTTTCTGCAGCTCCTCACCCcattgtcttcttccttcccatctccactcacccttccctttttcctgccttcctcactcactccattccttccttcttcccttcctcctttccttccttccttcctccccccccccttttccttcttctccataACCTGGGTTTCTGGAGAATTCGGCCATAAAGTCTAGCTCAGGGGTCTGAATGCTTACCTGTACTAAAAAActcaagaatgtgtgtgtgtgtgcacatgtgcgtgtgtgcatgtttgtgtgcatatgtgtatgtgtgtgtgtgagagagagtacttgtgtgcatgtgcacacccatATGTGTGTGAATCAATTTGTTTATGGCTTTGGGTGACGCTGGAGGGGTGTTCTCAGTCTGTCTGCACCTTGGTCAACACAGTGTCACTGAAAAGGTTAAACAAAAGCGGGGGTTGGGGGTCAGGACTTCCAAGGGAGCAGTCTTCAAGCCCAGCATGGAATTTTCCTACAGGAATCCTCATTATCATGTCCCTCGCTACAAtccccccctctgtgtgttcatttctCGGTCTTGAGGGTCTGGGAGTGCTGTGTCATCCGTCTCTGAACTAGGGTGTGGATTCCACCAAGAGCAGCTGAAGCGTAGAGACTAAGAAAGGAGCCGACATACCTGTTCCCCGGGGGCAGGATGCACACAGCAGCCAAGGTCGGAAGATACTGAAAAGCGTCTCTGGGTAGAAGGCAGTTTAACAGAACCGAACACTCTGGGCTCTCCAAGAGGTCTTTGAGAGGGATACCACTCCCTTTGACCTTGACGTTTCAACTCTCCCTCTCCAAACACAATGCTTCTCCCAAGCATGGCAGGGTGAATTCTGCTAGACCCTGGTCCATTCTTGGTCACCAAACTGTGACCAGAGAACCCATTCATATCATGTGCCCTGTTGCCCATTCACCCACCTCAAGAGAAAATTATATGATGTGTGTAGAAAtgaatttacttatattttttgttaaaacCACAGAAGGGCCACAACTCAGGAGAAGCTGAGGCAATCATGAGGACACACGTACATGTAGAAAGTTGTCTGATGTGTCAAGAGTTCCTGGGATTGAGCCTTCCTGTCAGACGCTGAGTtttcttagggaaaaaaatttttttttcggtttttcaagacagggtttctctgtgtagcactggctgtcctggaactctctctgtagaccaggctggccttgaactcagagctctgcctgcctctgcctccctagtgcggGTATTAAAAATGTGCAtcaccaagccgggcggtggtggcgcacacctttaatcccagcactcgggaggcagaggcaggcggatctctgtgagttcgagaccagcctggtctacaagagctagctccaggacaggctctaaagctgcagagaaaccctgtctcaaaaaaaaaaaaaaaaacaaaacaaaacaaaaaaaaaaaaaacaaaaaaaaaaaacagggcacCACCATCCCTTCTTGGGGAATCCTAGTGACTAGACCTCCCTCCTTGATGGACAGAAGGGAATCTACAGTGTGCGTTGGGAGAAAGGCTCTAGGGTAGAATGATACCTCCGTTGTATGAATTATTCTGGGATGCACTTTGCGTGGAGAGGAGTGTGACCTcagactccacccccaccctcccccagagACCATCACTTCCATCTACAAGACCAGTTTCCGAGTGGATGTGCCCTTTGATCTgcctgaaatctttttttttgtggctCTGGGGTAAGTGTGGTCTCAGGCCCTGAAAGCCCAACTGGGCTCCTCCAGGCGTGAACTGGGTTACACTGCATTGACCCTCACTGCCGCCTCCAGGGCCATCTGCGGTGTCCTGAGCTGCGCTTACCTTTCCTGTCAGCGGAATTTTGTTCGCTTCATCAAGACCAATCGGTACACCTCCAAACTGCTGGCTACCAGGTGGGCGAAGGCCTGCAGCGAGGACCCACTCCCAGCCCACCATAGAGTTAGGGTCCTACCCGTATGTCCCTTAAGTATTTTCTCTGGAACACCTCACTCACAGTGTCTCCTGTCCTCACCAGCACCCACCCGCCAAGCCCCTCATCTGCTGCCCCACTTACTGGAGACCAATCCCATCATGGAATTCCTCCCATCAGTCATTGCCTCCTCTGTTCCTCCATCTTggatctcctcctcctcctccctccttactCAGCAagacccacccccaccctgaccTGGCTGGTCTGTCACTGTTCAGCTCTGTCCCAAACCCTCACTCTTCCCCTCCACTTGCCTCACTTCTCCTGGGCTCCTCTGTCTGTTTCTTCCCTGGAGGGGTCTGTTGGTTTCTTTGCCCCTCGCCTTCCTCCACAGTTCTGTCTTCATCGTGGGGTTGTCTCTGATGAGGAGCCGCAGTGATCCTCCCCCAGCACACGGTGGGGGAAGAAGAGGCAAACCGGAACTCCCTTTCTCTCACAGCAAACCCTTGTATGCAGCTCTGGTCGCCCTGGTCCTAGCCTCTGTCACCTATCCGCCTGGTGTGGGCCGCTTCATGGCTTCGCGGGTAAGGGGTGCTGAGCTAGGGGGTGGGTGGTGAGTCCTGTTTGGTGTCTCCTCTGTGTGCCTCATCTCTCTCACTGCCCCCAAACTGTCAAAGGGAGATCTGTACGAGTCATTTTTCAGATGACCAGGTTGTCGCTCAGTAATGGCAGAGCCATCCTCAGGGTCCTCAGCTAGGAAGGGGTGGA harbors:
- the LOC119816695 gene encoding chloride channel protein ClC-Ka isoform X1 → MEELVGLREGSSGKPVTLQELWGPCPRLRRGIRRALEWLKERLFRVGEDWYFLMALGVLMALISYAMNFTIGRVVRVHKWLYREVGDGHLLRYLSWTVYPVALLSFSSGFSQSITPFSGGSGLPELKTMLSGVVLEDYLDIKNFGAKVVGLSCTLATGSTIFLGKVGPFVHLSVMIATYLGRIRTKTIGEAENKAKEIEMLAAAAAVGVATVFAAPFSGVLFSIEVMSSHFSVWNYWRGFFAATCGAFMFRLLAVFNSEQETITSIYKTSFRVDVPFDLPEIFFFVALGAICGVLSCAYLSCQRNFVRFIKTNRYTSKLLATSKPLYAALVALVLASVTYPPGVGRFMASRLSMAEHLHSLFDNNSWALMTRNSSPPWPAEPDPQNLWLEWYHPQFTIFGTLAFFLVMKFWMLILATTIPMPAGYFMPIFTIGAVIGRLLGEALAVAFPEGIVAGGEINPIMPGGYALAGAAAFSGAVTHSISTALLAFELTGQIVHALPVLMAVLAANAISQSCQPSFYDGTIMAKKLPYLPWIRGRKIGSYPVTVDHFMNCTLTTLAKDMPLEEVVKVVTSTDVAQYPLVETRESQTLVGTVERTHLVQALQREPASWVPGQQRFLQDILAGGCPTQPVTLQLSPETSLYQTHSLFELLTLQTLFVTSRGRAVGSVSWVELKKAISTLVNPPAPK